A window of Kribbella amoyensis contains these coding sequences:
- a CDS encoding class I SAM-dependent methyltransferase, translating to MTTSAEKPAATAEEVEAAWNDNKLAQVLYHDWEASTYDEKWSISYDERCVTYARDRFTAIAGEDGWPYGKSLEIGAGTGFFTLNLKLAGVLAEAHVTDLSPGMVEAAERNADTLGFAVEGKVADAEKLPYDDDTFDLVIGHAVIHHIPDVELAFREMLRVLKPGGRFVICGEPTRYGDYVARRLSRLTWWATTNVTRLPALTHWRRPQEELDESSRAAALEAVVDLHTFDPDTLARMAERAGATDVKTVTEELLAAWVGWPIRTFEAAVPEQKLGFGWRMFAYKSWLQLSKVDKVLSSVVPDELYYNVSITGVAK from the coding sequence CGCGACCGCCGAAGAGGTCGAGGCAGCCTGGAACGACAACAAGCTCGCCCAGGTGCTCTACCACGACTGGGAAGCCTCGACCTACGACGAGAAGTGGTCGATCTCGTACGACGAGCGCTGCGTCACCTACGCCCGGGACCGGTTCACCGCGATCGCCGGCGAGGACGGCTGGCCGTACGGCAAGTCGCTCGAGATCGGCGCCGGGACGGGCTTCTTCACCCTCAACCTCAAGCTGGCCGGCGTCCTCGCCGAGGCGCACGTCACCGACCTGTCGCCGGGCATGGTGGAGGCGGCCGAGCGCAACGCGGACACCCTCGGCTTCGCGGTCGAGGGCAAGGTCGCGGACGCGGAGAAGCTGCCGTACGACGACGACACGTTCGACCTGGTCATCGGGCACGCGGTGATCCACCACATCCCGGACGTCGAGCTGGCGTTCCGCGAGATGCTGCGCGTCCTCAAGCCGGGCGGCCGCTTCGTCATCTGCGGCGAGCCCACCCGGTACGGCGACTACGTGGCGCGGCGGCTGTCCCGGCTGACCTGGTGGGCCACCACGAACGTCACCCGGCTGCCCGCGCTGACGCACTGGCGCCGGCCGCAGGAGGAGCTGGACGAGTCGTCCCGCGCGGCCGCGTTGGAGGCCGTCGTCGACCTGCACACGTTCGACCCGGACACGCTGGCCCGGATGGCTGAGCGGGCCGGCGCGACCGATGTGAAGACGGTCACCGAGGAGTTGCTCGCCGCCTGGGTCGGCTGGCCGATCCGGACCTTCGAGGCGGCCGTACCGGAGCAGAAGCTCGGCTTCGGCTGGCGGATGTTCGCGTACAAGTCCTGGCTGCAGCTGTCCAAGGTGGACAAGGTGCTGTCTTCGGTCGTCCCGGACGAGCTCTACTACAACGTGTCGATCACCGGCGTGGCGAAGTAG
- a CDS encoding acyltransferase, which produces MRLLSVENLRWVVRHRAWTPYYLKRYWRFAWFKLRHPQVVTEGFVFLGKKLEIVARPGHGRIVLGRFVHLGDETRLRAHEGTLRIGDKVVFARDVTVNCYLDIEIGASTLIADWTYICDFDHKTDDLHLPIKDQGLVKSPVRIGPDCWLATKVTVTRGTDIGRGAVIGANSVARGNIPEYAVAAGIPAVVVRDRVARYAADAERRAYLQGLARDNEATAARLRAGAVPEPETAAGPETAGPDAEVQAETERTGGSVQAGGTETGHEVEPEGFSSYSSVGQYVPEVVGEEEIQRG; this is translated from the coding sequence ATGCGGTTGTTGTCGGTCGAGAACCTGCGCTGGGTGGTCCGCCACCGGGCGTGGACCCCGTACTACCTGAAGCGCTACTGGCGGTTCGCCTGGTTCAAGCTGCGGCATCCGCAGGTGGTCACCGAGGGGTTCGTCTTCCTCGGCAAGAAGCTGGAGATCGTGGCCCGGCCCGGGCACGGCCGGATCGTGCTCGGCCGGTTCGTGCACCTGGGCGACGAGACCCGGCTGCGCGCGCACGAGGGCACGCTGCGGATCGGCGACAAGGTGGTGTTCGCCCGCGACGTCACGGTGAACTGCTACCTGGACATCGAGATCGGTGCCTCGACCCTGATCGCGGACTGGACCTACATCTGCGACTTCGACCACAAGACCGACGACCTGCACCTGCCGATCAAGGACCAGGGCCTGGTGAAGTCCCCGGTCCGGATCGGCCCGGACTGCTGGCTGGCCACCAAGGTGACCGTGACCCGCGGAACCGACATCGGCCGCGGCGCGGTGATCGGCGCGAACAGCGTTGCCCGTGGCAACATTCCTGAGTACGCCGTGGCGGCCGGCATCCCGGCCGTCGTGGTGCGCGACCGGGTCGCCCGGTACGCCGCGGACGCCGAGCGCCGCGCGTACCTGCAGGGCCTGGCCCGCGACAACGAGGCGACGGCGGCCAGGCTGCGCGCCGGGGCGGTCCCGGAGCCGGAGACGGCGGCGGGTCCGGAGACGGCGGGTCCGGACGCGGAGGTCCAGGCCGAGACGGAACGAACGGGTGGTTCGGTGCAGGCGGGCGGTACGGAGACGGGTCACGAAGTTGAACCTGAGGGGTTCTCAAGTTACTCGTCAGTCGGGCAGTATGTCCCGGAAGTCGTCGGAGAAGAGGAGATCCAGCGTGGCTGA